The genomic DNA CTGGGGGTCCATGAAGATCGCCCATCCCCGGGCCGCCAGGTACAACGCCTTGGGTTCGGTCTGGAAGGCCCGCTCGAAGTGCTCGGCCGCGGCCGCGAAATCCCTCTTGCGGAAGAAGACCTCGCCCATCTTGAAGAGTTCCTCGGGGTCCAGACCCCCTCCGGGCCGGGGACGCGCCTGCTGCGAGGCCCCCTTGGCGCGCAACTCCTGGAGATAGGCCGCGCGCTTCGCGTCGTCGTAGAGCACCTCGTAGGCCTCGCGGATGGCCTCGAAGATGGCCGTCATCTTGGGCGCGAGCGGCGACAGCGACTGCGGCAGGCGATCCGGATGGAAGCGCTTGGCGAGCCCCAGGAACGCCGTCTTCACCTGCTCGCGCTTGAGGTCCGGGCCAATGGCCAGCCCCAGCATCGTGAAGTGATCCCGCTTCGCCTGGACGTCGGAGTAGCGCTTCTCGATGAGCTGGGCGAGTTGCTGCTCGTCCACACCGAGTGGCGCGGGACCTCCGGCGGACGGCGCGGGAGCCGGAGGCGCCACGGGAGGCTGCACCGGCCGTGCCCCGAGTTCCAGGGCGCGCTGGAGCAACTGACGTTGTGCCTCCGCCTCCGCCCCGGACAGCGCCCCCCCACTCCCCGGCTCCGCGACGGGAGGAGGAGGATTCCTCGCGGCGGGAACCTGGGCATTCGCTGCCCCAGCCGCCGGAGCGGGCGCGGGCGGGGCCGTGGGCGCCTCGGGGGGAGGCACCACCTCGACCTGGATGAGCGACTCCAGGTGGGCGTCCACCTGCTGCAGCGCCGCCTCGAAGGAGGCGTTGATGTCACCGGGAGCCTCGCCCGATTGAGACTTGTCGAAGGCGACGATGCGCCAGAGCACGTCCTCCGTCATGGGACGGATGTCCGGGCCCGGCGGGGACGCGGGCGGAGGCGCCGCCACATTCGCGCGGGTGGACAGATTCGGGGGAACGGCCGACGCCGGAGCGGGCGCACGAGGCGCGGGAGCAGCGCCCGCGGGTGGGCGCATCCCAGGAGGAACGGCTCCAGGCGGGCGCGCGCCAGCCGCGGGCGGGCGCATCCCCGGAGGAACCTCGGCTCGGGGAGTGGAGGGCCGCTGCGGCACAACCACGGGAGGAGGAGGAACGATGGGCTCGGGCGACGCGGAGGCCGACAGCATGCCCCAGGACTCCTCGGGTACGGGAGCCACCACGGGGCGAGCAGGCGGAGCCGCGGCCGGGCGGGCAGGAGGAGCCACCACGGGACGCGCAGGTGGAGCCGCGACGGGCGCCGCGGCGGAGGGGACGTCGTCCTCGATGAGCCAGGACTCCGGAGGGTTGGCCCCAGCCCTCCGCAGTGCTTCCTGCATGTCCTGCATCAGGGCGACATTCGCCTGCTCACGAGCGGTACGAAGTTCCTCCCTGTTATCAGGTGCACTCGCTTCCTCCCGTGCAGCCTTCGCCGAAGCGGCCACTTCGGCTGTCGGCGCGGACGGCGTGGGGAGGGAATCGAACCAACCCTCGGAAGACGGAGAGATGTCGGCGAGTGAGACGTCGAGTTCGGAGCCCTGGATGTCCTCGGGCGGAGGGAGCACATCGGAGAGTGTCGTGAAGACGAAGTCGCTCTCCTGAAACGGAGCCGCATCCGCGAGTGGGGAGATCTCGGCGGGCGTGGGCGTTTGGGACGAAGAGGCCGTGCCGGAGAGACTCGCCTCCTGCTCGGAGCGATACCAGCCTTCCTCGGCGAGCCGTGCCGCATCCTCGGCGAGCCGTGCCGCCTCTTCTGCCAGCCGCCCCTCTTCGAGAATCCGCGCGGTCTCCTCGGCCAGGCGAACCTCTTCGGCCAGCCGTGCCTTTTCGATCTGTTGCCCCTCTTCGAGGAGCCGTGCCGCGTTCTCGGCCAGCCGCGCGGCCTCCGCTGCCTGCCGCGCCTCTTCCGCCAGGCGTGCTTCTTCCGCCAGTCGCGCGGCCTCCGCTGCCTGCCGTGCCTCTTCGGCCAAGCGTGCTTCTTCCGCCAGTCGCGCCTCTTCCGCCAGTCGCGCCTCTTCCGCGCGGCGGGCTTCTTCCGCCAGTCGCGCGGCTTCCGCTGCCCGCCGTGCCTCTTCGGCCAAGCGTGCTTCTTCCGCCAGTCGCGCCTCTTCCGCCAGTCGCGCGGCTTCCGCTGCCTGCCGTGCCTCTTCCGCGAGGCGGGCTTCTTCCGCCAGTCGCGCGGCTTCCGCTGCCTGCCGTGCCTCTTCCGCGAGGCGGGCTTCTTCCGCCAGTCGCGCGGCTTCCGCTGCCTGCCGTGCCTCTTCCGCGAGGCGGGCTTCTTCGGCCAGTCGCGCGGCTTCCGCTGCCCGCCACGCCTCTTCAGCCAGTCGCGCCTCTTCCGCGAGGCGGGCTTCTTCCGCGAGGCGTGCCTCTTCGGCTAGTCGCGCGGCTTCCGCTGCCTGCCGTGCCTCTTCGGCCAAGCGTGCTTCTTCCGCCAGTCGCGCCTCTTCCGCGAGGCGGGATTCTTCCGCGAGGCGGGCTTCTTCCGCCAGTCGCGCGGCTTCCGCGAGGCGGGCTTCTTCCGCGAGGCGTGCCTCTTCGGCCAGTCGCGCGGCTTCCGCTGCCTGCCGTGCCTCTTCGGCCAAGCGTGCTTCTTCGGCCAGCCGCGCCTCTTCCGCGAGCCGTGCTTCTTCCGCCAGTCGCGCGGCCTCTTCAGCCAGCCGTGCCTCTTCGGCCAAGCGGGCCTCTTCGGCCAAGCGGGCCTCTTCGGCCAGCCGCGCCTCTTCCGCGAGCCGTGCTTCTTCCGCCCGCCGCGCCTCCTCCGCCAGCCGCGCCTCTTCCGCGAGGCGCGCGGCTTCCGCTGCCTGCCGCGCCTCTTCGGCGAGCCGTGCTTCTTCCGCCAGACGGGCCTCTTCGGCCAGTCGCGCGGCTTCCGCTGCCTGCCGTGCCTCTTCCGCGAGGCGGGCTTCTTCCGCCAGTCGCGCGGCCTCCGCTGCTAGTCGAGCCTCTTCGGCCAGTCGTGCCTCTTCCGCGAGGCGTGCTTCTTCCGCGAGGCGTGCCTCTTCGGCCAGTCGCGCGGCTTCCGCTGCCTGCCGTGCCTCTTCCGCGAGGCGGGCTTCTTCCGCCAGTCGCGCGGCCTCCGCTGCTAGTCGAGCCTCTTCGGCCAGTCGTGCCTCTTCCGCGAGGCGGGCTTCTTCCGCCAGTCGCGCGGCCTCCGCTGCCTGTCGAGCCTCTTCGGCCAGCCGCGCCTCTTCCGCGAGGCGAGCCTCTTCGGCCAGTCGCGCCTCTTCGGCCAGTCGCGCCTCTTCGGCCAGTCGCGCCTCTTCGGCCAGTCGCGCCTCTTCCGCGAGGCGGGCTTCTTCCGCCAGTCGCGCGGCTTCCGCTGCCTGCCGTGCCTCTTCCGCGAGGCGAGCCTCTTCGGCCAGTCGCGCGGCCTCTTCGGCGAGTCGCGCCTCTTCCGCGAGGCGGGCTTCTTCCGCCAGTCGCGCGGCTTCCGCTGCCTGCCGTGCCTCTTCCGCCAGTCGCGCGGCTTCCGCTGCCTGCCGTGCCTCTTCCGCCAGTCGCGCCTCTTCCGCGAGACGGGCTTCTTCCGCCAGTCGCGCCGCCTCCGCTGCTTGCCGTGCCTCTTCGGCCAAGCGTGCTTCTTCGGCCAGTCGTGCCTCTTCGGCCAGTCGCGCGGCTTCCGCTGCCCGCCACGCCTCTTCAGCCAGTCGCGCCTCTTCCGCGAGACGGGCTTCTTCCGCGAGGCGTGCCTCTTCGGCCAGTCGCGCGGCCTCCGCTGCCTGGCGGGCCTCTTCGGCCAGTCGCGCGGCCTCCGCTGCCTGGCGGGCCTCTTCGGCCAGTCGCGCGGCCTCCGCTGCCTGGCGGGCCTCTTCGGCCAGTCGTGCCTCTTCCGCGAGGCGGGCTTCTTCCACGAGGCGTGCCTCTTCGGCCAGTCGCGCCACCTCCGCTGCCTGCCGCACCTCTTCGGCCAAGCGTGCTTCTTCGGCCAGTCGCGCCTCTTCCGCGAGGCGGGCTTCTTCCGCCAGTCGCGCGGCCTCTTCAGCCAGCCGCGCCTCTTCCGCCAAGCGGGCCTCTTCGGCCAGTCGCGCCTCTTCCGCCAAGCGGGCCTCTTCGGCCAGCCGCGCCTCTTCCGCCAGCCGCGCCTCTTCCGCCAAGCGGGCCTCTTCCACCCGCCGCGCCTCTTCCGCCAGCCGCGCCGTCTCGCGAGCGGTCCACTCCTCGAGGGACAACGACTCGACGAGTCCCTCGCGCATCAGGACCCGCAGCAGGACTTCCTCGGCGGGAGACAGCTTTTCCAACCGCTGGAAATCCGCGAGCGTCGAGAGGAGCGCGGTCTCGGCCTCGCCGGTGACCCACGGTGAGCAGGCCGCGACATCCGTGCACCGGTACATGCGCGGGACCGAAGGCGCTCCCTCCGTGGGCTCGAGCGCGGCACGGACGACCCGCGTCCCCGGGATGGGGAGGAACATCTCCTCGACGTCCCCCTCCTCGAACGCGGCGGACTCGGCGAGCTGACTCAGGCGCCGCACCTCCGCGAGCACCTGGTGCTCGGCCACCCTCTCTGGCGTGAGCCCCAGTTCCTCCAGCAGTTCCTCGTCTGGAGTCCCCGCGCTCTCGCGCGCCCACAGCGCATCCAATGTCTCCGCGGAGACACGGCCGGCCTGTAGCAGCGACTGCACGGGGGTCTGGAACCCGAAGCCGAGCCGGGTCCCCACCAGATTGCCCTCATGAAGGAAGAGCAGGGACTCCCGGCCGCCAGCGAGCAGCGTGAGCCGGCCGGTGGCGCGGGACTTGTGGGCGGAATACAGCGTATCGGCGACCTGCGAGGCGGGCATGCGGAGCCCAGTGTAGTCCGTCCGCCCCTCCTCTCAACTTGGCGTGTCCGCCCGCCCGCCCGGCATCCCGAAGCGCACCTGCCGCAGGGCCTCGTAGGCGGCGATGCCCACGGCGGTGGACAGGTTCAGGCTGCGGCGCTCGGGCAGCATGGGCAGGGTGACGGCCGTGCCGGACCCCCCCGAGAGCACCTCCGGGGCGAGTCCCTGGGTCTCCGAGCCGAAGACGAGGTGATCTCCCTGCTCGAGCCGGGCCTCGTACAGGGATGTTTCAGCCCGGGCGGAGAACAGCCAGCGCCTGGCCGAGGGCCACTCCGCCAGGTAGGCCCCGTAATCCGGGTAGAGCTTCAAGAAGACCTTGTCCCAGTAGTCCAGGCCGGCGCGCTTGAGGTCGCGGTCCGCGATGGAGAAGCCCAGGGGCTCCACGAGGATGAGGCGGCAGCCGGTGACGGCGCACAACCGGGCGATGTTGCCGGTGTTGGGGGGAATCTGGGGAGAGACGAGGACGAGGTGGAAGGGGCGCGCCAGGGGCTGGAGCATTGGAGTAGAACGCGCGGTATGCGCTTGAGGGTGAACAATGTGACACGGGACCGGCTGCTCGCGGACCGTGCGGAGCGGGCCACGTCCTTCGGGGACCGCTTCATCGGACTGATGGGCCGGCGCTCACTGGCGCTGGGCGAGGGGCTGCACATCGACCCTTGCAACTCCATTCATACCTTCTTCATGCGCATTCCCATCGACGTGGCCTTCCTCGATCCGGACGGGGTGATCGTCAAGCAGTTCCTCGCCCTGCCCCCTTGGAGGGGGACCTCGATGTACTTCCGGGCGAAATCGGTGCTGGAGCTGCCCGCGGGGACGCTGGCGGCGAGTGGTACCCAGGAGGGGGACCGGCTCGTCTTCGAGCCCGTCGCCTGAGTCCCCGACGAGCCACCCCGTCCGGGGTCTCTTGGGTTTTGACCCCCCTCGCGGCGCTTTGTTAACCTGCCTCCCCCCGTCCACGGCCCATCCTGGACACGCTGGAGAATCGCCGAGCATGCGCATTGAGGTCGCTGGCCACACCCACGTTGGGATGAAGCGCAACCACAACGAGGACAACTACCTCATCCTGCAGGAGGAGAACCTGTGCTGCGTGGCCGACGGCATGGGGGGACACTCCTCGGGGGAGATCGCCTCGAAGATCGCCGTGGACGAGCTGGCGGAGTTCTTCCGCATGACGGCGCGCGACCAGGACGCCACCTGGCCGTTCAAGATGGACAAGGCGCGCAACTACGACGAGAACCGCCTGGCCACGGGCATCAAGCTGGCCAACAAGAGCATCTACGAGAAGGCCACGAACGAGTCGAAGTACAAGGGCATGGGGACGACGATCGTCTCGGTGCACTTCACCAAGGACTCGGCGTACGTGGGGCACGTGGGCGACAGCCGCGTGTACTTCTTCCGCCAGGGCGTGCTGCGCCAGCTGACCGAGGACCACTCGCTGCTCAACGACTACCTCAAGGCCAAGAAGCTCACGCCGGAGGAGATCGAGAACTTCCCGCACAAGAACGTCATCGTCCGGGCGCTCGGCATGAAGGAGCTGGTGCAGGTGGATGTGACGAAGGTGGAGCCGCAGCAGGGGGATGTGTTCCTGCTGTGCTCGGACGGCCTGTCCGGCATGGTGACGGACCCGCAGATTCAAGACTTGCTGGGCCGCACGCTGGAGCTGGAGAAGGCCTGCTCTCAGCTCATCGACCTGGCCAACGCGGCGGGCGGCAACGACAACGTCACCTGCGTGCTCGCCCGCTTCCACGCCAACTGACGCCCGGCCCCTAGAACGGCGCGCTCACCCGATGCGCGCCCCAGGCCAGCACGTCCACCAGGGACTCTCCAGGCACCAGCTCGGTGCCTTCCAGGAGCGCGGTGCGCTCCAGCCTCACCCCCGCCTCCACCCGCACGCCCGCGCCCACCGCCACCGAGGCGCCCACCTGCGCGTCCCGGGACACGAAGCTGCGCGCGTCGAAGTAGGCCGGCCCCGTCACCTGTCCGTCCACCTGGGCCGTGGCATGGGCCCAGAAATAGCCCGCTCCGCGCGGCGCCAAGGCGAACGGTGAGTCCGCGCCCAGCCCCTTGAGCGGAA from Melittangium boletus DSM 14713 includes the following:
- a CDS encoding J domain-containing protein gives rise to the protein MPASQVADTLYSAHKSRATGRLTLLAGGRESLLFLHEGNLVGTRLGFGFQTPVQSLLQAGRVSAETLDALWARESAGTPDEELLEELGLTPERVAEHQVLAEVRRLSQLAESAAFEEGDVEEMFLPIPGTRVVRAALEPTEGAPSVPRMYRCTDVAACSPWVTGEAETALLSTLADFQRLEKLSPAEEVLLRVLMREGLVESLSLEEWTARETARLAEEARRVEEARLAEEARLAEEARLAEEARLAEEARLAEEARLAEEARLAEEAARLAEEARLAEEARLAEEARLAEEVRQAAEVARLAEEARLVEEARLAEEARLAEEARQAAEAARLAEEARQAAEAARLAEEARQAAEAARLAEEARLAEEARLAEEARLAEEAWRAAEAARLAEEARLAEEARLAEEARQAAEAARLAEEARLAEEARLAEEARQAAEAARLAEEARQAAEAARLAEEARLAEEARLAEEAARLAEEARLAEEARQAAEAARLAEEARLAEEARLAEEARLAEEARLAEEARLAEEARLAEEARLAEEARQAAEAARLAEEARLAEEARLAEEARLAAEAARLAEEARLAEEARQAAEAARLAEEARLAEEARLAEEARLAEEARLAAEAARLAEEARLAEEARQAAEAARLAEEARLAEEARLAEEARQAAEAARLAEEARLAEEARRAEEARLAEEARLAEEARLAEEARLAEEARLAEEAARLAEEARLAEEARLAEEARLAEEARQAAEAARLAEEARLAEEARLAEAARLAEEARLAEESRLAEEARLAEEARLAEEARQAAEAARLAEEARLAEEARLAEEARLAEEAWRAAEAARLAEEARLAEEARQAAEAARLAEEARLAEEARQAAEAARLAEEARLAEEARQAAEAARLAEEARLAEEARLAEEARRAAEAARLAEEARRAEEARLAEEARLAEEARLAEEARQAAEAARLAEEARLAEEARQAAEAARLAENAARLLEEGQQIEKARLAEEVRLAEETARILEEGRLAEEAARLAEDAARLAEEGWYRSEQEASLSGTASSSQTPTPAEISPLADAAPFQESDFVFTTLSDVLPPPEDIQGSELDVSLADISPSSEGWFDSLPTPSAPTAEVAASAKAAREEASAPDNREELRTAREQANVALMQDMQEALRRAGANPPESWLIEDDVPSAAAPVAAPPARPVVAPPARPAAAPPARPVVAPVPEESWGMLSASASPEPIVPPPPVVVPQRPSTPRAEVPPGMRPPAAGARPPGAVPPGMRPPAGAAPAPRAPAPASAVPPNLSTRANVAAPPPASPPGPDIRPMTEDVLWRIVAFDKSQSGEAPGDINASFEAALQQVDAHLESLIQVEVVPPPEAPTAPPAPAPAAGAANAQVPAARNPPPPVAEPGSGGALSGAEAEAQRQLLQRALELGARPVQPPVAPPAPAPSAGGPAPLGVDEQQLAQLIEKRYSDVQAKRDHFTMLGLAIGPDLKREQVKTAFLGLAKRFHPDRLPQSLSPLAPKMTAIFEAIREAYEVLYDDAKRAAYLQELRAKGASQQARPRPGGGLDPEELFKMGEVFFRKRDFAAAAEHFERAFQTEPKALYLAARGWAIFMDPQRKAEAGKAKQMMADALKRDPQCERAHYQLGVIARVEGDMERAERHFRETVRVNPKHLEASQELRIIEMRRKNPPPGKKGGLFR
- a CDS encoding tRNA (cytidine(34)-2'-O)-methyltransferase — translated: MLQPLARPFHLVLVSPQIPPNTGNIARLCAVTGCRLILVEPLGFSIADRDLKRAGLDYWDKVFLKLYPDYGAYLAEWPSARRWLFSARAETSLYEARLEQGDHLVFGSETQGLAPEVLSGGSGTAVTLPMLPERRSLNLSTAVGIAAYEALRQVRFGMPGGRADTPS
- a CDS encoding DUF192 domain-containing protein, with amino-acid sequence MRLRVNNVTRDRLLADRAERATSFGDRFIGLMGRRSLALGEGLHIDPCNSIHTFFMRIPIDVAFLDPDGVIVKQFLALPPWRGTSMYFRAKSVLELPAGTLAASGTQEGDRLVFEPVA
- a CDS encoding Stp1/IreP family PP2C-type Ser/Thr phosphatase, producing the protein MRIEVAGHTHVGMKRNHNEDNYLILQEENLCCVADGMGGHSSGEIASKIAVDELAEFFRMTARDQDATWPFKMDKARNYDENRLATGIKLANKSIYEKATNESKYKGMGTTIVSVHFTKDSAYVGHVGDSRVYFFRQGVLRQLTEDHSLLNDYLKAKKLTPEEIENFPHKNVIVRALGMKELVQVDVTKVEPQQGDVFLLCSDGLSGMVTDPQIQDLLGRTLELEKACSQLIDLANAAGGNDNVTCVLARFHAN